One segment of Pirellulales bacterium DNA contains the following:
- a CDS encoding pilus assembly protein — protein MNLLANSLTARGHKAAVGENFGQVGPFRVEKVWRSCRRNRKGAALVEFAIVAPILFLLVFGMIEYGRMVMVQQVLTNASREGARLGVLDGTTTADVEDAVDTYLLSANISGATVSVTPSPPSSAGYGAPVNVSVSVPFNQVSWLPTPLYLGGKTLSATTTMRRETAQ, from the coding sequence ATGAACTTGCTGGCAAATTCGCTCACCGCACGCGGGCACAAAGCCGCCGTCGGAGAAAACTTTGGCCAGGTCGGGCCGTTCCGCGTGGAGAAAGTCTGGCGGTCCTGCCGAAGGAACCGAAAGGGAGCTGCACTGGTCGAGTTCGCCATCGTGGCGCCGATCTTGTTTCTCCTCGTGTTCGGCATGATCGAGTACGGGCGCATGGTGATGGTGCAGCAAGTGCTGACCAACGCCTCGCGCGAAGGCGCCCGGCTCGGTGTCCTGGACGGGACCACGACGGCTGACGTCGAAGACGCGGTCGATACGTACCTGCTCAGTGCCAACATCAGCGGTGCAACTGTATCGGTCACGCCGAGCCCGCCGAGTAGTGCTGGCTATGGCGCGCCGGTGAACGTGTCGGTGTCCGTACCATTTAATCAAGTCAGCTGGTTGCCTACGCCGTTGTACCTGGGGGGGAAGACTCTCAGCGCCACTACCACTATGCGCCGAGAGACCGCCCAATAA